The Micromonospora krabiensis genome window below encodes:
- a CDS encoding NmrA/HSCARG family protein, with protein MAVLVIGATGKQGGATARALLDRGVPVRALVRDPGTESARALRYRGAELVTGDLDDVESLLAAADGMDGVFSIPYPDVTDMRGDAEVTRGRNVVEAARRAGVSHVVHSSVSGAGDFHRNQPGWAEGRWDRHYWESKAAIDEMVRSGGFAHWTVLKPSTFMENLVGWSYLFGDWSSGTIITGFAADTRLPWVAVDDIGEAAAIAFTEPGKLDGLDVELAGDLLTMTEVAAVLNEVTGRAITAPVLTPQQAVERGLLPAMVNTVERINENGSPARPELTRALGLPTTDFRTWARRTFS; from the coding sequence ATGGCTGTTCTCGTCATCGGCGCGACGGGCAAGCAGGGCGGGGCCACGGCCCGGGCGCTGCTCGACCGTGGCGTCCCGGTCCGCGCCCTGGTTCGGGACCCCGGCACCGAGAGCGCGCGGGCTCTGCGGTATCGGGGCGCCGAACTGGTCACCGGCGACCTGGACGACGTGGAGTCGCTGCTCGCCGCGGCGGACGGGATGGACGGCGTCTTCTCCATCCCGTACCCCGACGTGACGGACATGCGGGGCGACGCCGAGGTGACCCGCGGCCGCAACGTCGTCGAGGCGGCGCGCCGGGCTGGCGTGTCGCACGTCGTGCACAGCAGCGTCTCGGGTGCCGGCGACTTCCACCGCAACCAGCCCGGCTGGGCCGAGGGCCGGTGGGACAGGCACTACTGGGAGAGCAAGGCGGCCATCGACGAGATGGTGCGCTCCGGTGGCTTCGCGCACTGGACCGTGCTCAAGCCCTCGACCTTCATGGAGAACCTCGTCGGCTGGTCCTACCTCTTCGGCGACTGGTCCAGCGGCACGATCATCACCGGCTTCGCCGCCGACACCCGACTTCCGTGGGTCGCCGTCGATGACATCGGCGAAGCCGCGGCGATTGCGTTCACCGAGCCGGGGAAGCTCGACGGCCTTGACGTAGAACTCGCCGGCGACCTGCTCACCATGACCGAGGTCGCGGCCGTCCTGAATGAGGTCACCGGCCGGGCGATCACCGCGCCCGTGCTCACCCCGCAGCAGGCGGTCGAGCGCGGCCTGCTGCCCGCCATGGTCAACACGGTCGAGCGGATCAACGAGAACGGAAGCCCCGCCCGCCCGGAGCTGACCCGCGCCCTCGGCCTGCCCACCACCGACTTCCGCACCTGGGCGCGACGAACGTTCTCCTGA
- a CDS encoding MarR family winged helix-turn-helix transcriptional regulator, with amino-acid sequence MSDDHERTLGRIETEVALLMRFGEATRRATGTAEHRVLDRAAYVILRHLDSAGPQNVSALAAQLNLDGSTVTRQVSALQRDGLIVRAPDPTDGRGTVISPTPAGLQRMAAVQSARTRLYGDMLADWSPEDRATLAALLGRLNQALVSRNRRR; translated from the coding sequence ATGAGCGATGACCACGAGCGCACCCTCGGCCGCATCGAGACCGAGGTGGCCCTGCTGATGCGCTTCGGCGAGGCCACCCGGCGGGCCACCGGCACCGCCGAGCACCGGGTGCTCGACCGGGCCGCGTACGTGATCCTGCGGCACCTGGACAGCGCCGGCCCGCAGAACGTCTCCGCGCTCGCCGCCCAGCTCAACCTGGACGGCTCGACAGTGACCCGGCAGGTGTCCGCGCTCCAGCGCGACGGCCTCATCGTCCGCGCCCCCGACCCCACGGACGGCCGGGGCACCGTCATCTCCCCCACCCCGGCCGGCCTGCAACGGATGGCCGCCGTGCAGAGCGCCCGCACGCGGCTCTACGGTGACATGCTCGCCGACTGGAGCCCCGAGGACCGCGCCACACTGGCGGCGCTGCTGGGCCGCCTCAACCAGGCCCTGGTCTCCCGCAACCGCCGCCGCTGA